In the genome of Paenibacillus pabuli, the window TGCCCTCAAGCGAGGAGCGCTGGAACGCATGCATAGCTTCAAGCACATGGTAGGCGAGCTTGCCACTAGCCTTGTGTTCGCGTCCGGCTCGAATGGATTCAACCATTTCGGTAACGCCGATTCCGCGCTCGTTCTGTCTGCTTTCAAAAGCTGGCGTCACAGTCTCCCATGTGTCCTGACCGAATCTGCGGAGCTTCACTTCACCGTTAAAAAAGTTGGGATCCGGTATGCTCATCGTACCTTCGGTACCGTAGATTTCAATCCGTGGCAGATCCGAAGCACCCCGGATATCGAAGCTGGTGATCATGGTTGCAATGGCACCTTCCTCAAAATCAATCGTTCCTGCCAGATGTGTTGGCGTCTGTACCTCAAGAGGTGTACCTTCCTTCGGCCCGGAACCAATAACACGATCTGTGATCTGTACACCTGCTGAGGAACTGATTCTGCGAATCGGTCCAAGGAGGGTAATCAGAGCCGTCAAATAGTAAGGCCCCATATCGAACATTGGTCCTCCTCCAGCGACATAAAAGAACTCCGGATTTGGATGCCAAGCCTCCGGCCCTCCACCCATGAAGAATGACGTTGCCGCAATTGGTTTGCCGATCAGTCCTTCTTCAATAGCCTTGCGAGCAGTCTGAATGCCTGATCCAAGAAACGTATCCGGTGCTGAACCGACATACAATCCTTTTTCCTCAGCGAGTTCAATTACCTTGCGACCATCCTCAAGAGAGATTGCCAACGGTTTCTCGGCATACACATGTTTGCCTGCCTCAAGCACAGCCAGATCCGTCATGGCATGACTGCCAGGAACGGTGAGGTTCAACACAAGCTCAATCTCGTTATCTTGCAGCAACTCATCTACATTGTAAACGTTTGCGATATTGAATTCATCAGCTCGTTCTTGTGCTCGTTCACGGATCAGATCTGCTACAGCCACCACTTCAATGAGGGGATTATCTTTTAAATTTTCCAAATAAATGGCGCTAATGTTACCGCATCCAATAATGCCTGCTTTCATTTTCTCCACAGTGATGTTCATCTCCTTATGAATGGTGAGAACCTGTAACTTTTCTTGTTAGTTATTCATGGTTTTGCACTTAATTGTTACACTTGAATTTAATACTATGGTATTCCGTTTCGGCTTCAATTAAAATGAATAATATGATCAAAACATGAACTATCTGGTCATAATTTTCAAATTGCAAGGAGTATGCCAATGCCAACTGATTATTCCTGCCAGGTTCTTACAGCAGGCTTCTCGTTTCACCGTAAACCCTACTTGGGCTTGCATCCTGAGGGAGTAAAGAATTACCTGATGAGGCTCCAGACGGACGGACGCTGCCGGGCCCGTGTAGACGGCGTCATGTCGCTTGTTGATGCGGGAGATTTACTTCTTTTTAGTCCCGATGAGCCGTATGAACTGAGAATAGACAAAGAAAAAAATCCAATGGGTGAACAACTTGTGGAAAGTGGCGACTATCATATTTTCTTCAACGGGGACTGGGTAGATGAGTGGTGGAAACATCACAAGCGGCCGAACCGGATCAAGGTGCAGCTGACCGAAAGCCTGCTTACCCTGTTTCGACAGCTCGTACTGGAGCAGCGCCGTATTTCCAATCCCTTTCCTGAAATCGCCAGTTATTATATGCGTATTCTTTGTCTAGAAGTGGATCGTTTGCTCTCGGAGCATCCGACGATTACCAATACCAACTATGTGGCCTATGAGATTAAAAGTTACATCGAGGAAAATGCTTCTTCACTATTCAAGCTTGAGGATATAGCTACCCATATTGGAATCAGTGTTTCACGGGGAGTCCACCTCTTCAAAGAAGCATTTGGCAAAAGTATCATGCAATATACACTGGATGTGCGGCTGAACATGGCCAGGGAACGAATCATTTTTAGTCCCATGACACTCGAACATGTAGCCGAATCTTCCGGCTTTAATAACTATACGTACTTCCACCGGGTATTCCGTTCCCGGTTCGGCATGTCTCCCAAAGAATTCAGGGTCATTCACCGGGAACAGATGTAATTGCTTCATTAATACGCATTATACGTAGCTGAAACTTATTTGCGAGCGGCAATCGCCTCGGACACAACCATAGCGAGATCTTCATTGCCAAACATGGACAAGACCCCCAGTACCGTATCATCCGGAATGTCACCGGCTTCCTCCTTGGACACAACCAGCTTCAGCACCTGCTGCAAACGCTCGTTGCTTAGTTGATCCGGGTAGGCTTGCCGGTACATGTCTTCCGGGTCCAGCCCATTGTTAACGCACCACTGGGCAAATACCAGGATCATCATTTCCTCTTCCTGTTTATACGTCTCAATAACAGCTTCCTCGATCTGTTTACTGCGTTCCTTTTCGTATTCATCCATGATATTATTCCTCCATATATCGTTTAATGAATCATTGGTGCGGAAGGTTCCATTCACCCTCCTGCATGACCTTCTGCAAGATTAACCGCGGATAAGCTGTTCGGCAAGCTCATGACTGTCCATGACGTGACTCGCACTAATGGCACAGTCATCCGGGGTTTCAAGGTTTGCCAAAAATTGATCAATCGCTCCCGTGAATCCTCTTCGGGTCAAAATACTTTCCCAGCTGCCAAAGGTTTCCTTGCGCTCCTGGGCGCCGCGTTCCTCATACTTCGCTATTTCCATGTTCAGCACTTCTACCGATCTTCCACCGCCATACAGCTCAAGCTTCTCCAGATCCGCCCCTGCTTGGCGTACCATATCGAATCTGCCAAATGCCGTTCTGCCCAGCTTGGCTGATCCAGCCGCATGCAACAGTTGGTCCAAGTCATTTTTACGTATCCACTGATGCAGCAGCTGCACATTGTGATCCGAATACCATAACATCAGGTCAAGGGTATGAATCAGATCATCATAGATGGTTTCTGCAGCGGGGCGATCCTGAATACCTGTCCGATGCTTGGTGACTGTCAGGGATTCAAAGCCTTGTCCAGCCTGCATCCATTCCTTCGCCTTTTGATACAACGGTGCAAATCTCCGGTTAAAACCTACCGCCAGCAGCAGACCTTGCGCTTCCGCAAAAGC includes:
- a CDS encoding Gfo/Idh/MocA family protein, translating into MEKMKAGIIGCGNISAIYLENLKDNPLIEVVAVADLIRERAQERADEFNIANVYNVDELLQDNEIELVLNLTVPGSHAMTDLAVLEAGKHVYAEKPLAISLEDGRKVIELAEEKGLYVGSAPDTFLGSGIQTARKAIEEGLIGKPIAATSFFMGGGPEAWHPNPEFFYVAGGGPMFDMGPYYLTALITLLGPIRRISSSAGVQITDRVIGSGPKEGTPLEVQTPTHLAGTIDFEEGAIATMITSFDIRGASDLPRIEIYGTEGTMSIPDPNFFNGEVKLRRFGQDTWETVTPAFESRQNERGIGVTEMVESIRAGREHKASGKLAYHVLEAMHAFQRSSLEGKHIQLESTYQAAAENNTDENQSEAVQSH
- a CDS encoding AraC family transcriptional regulator — protein: MPTDYSCQVLTAGFSFHRKPYLGLHPEGVKNYLMRLQTDGRCRARVDGVMSLVDAGDLLLFSPDEPYELRIDKEKNPMGEQLVESGDYHIFFNGDWVDEWWKHHKRPNRIKVQLTESLLTLFRQLVLEQRRISNPFPEIASYYMRILCLEVDRLLSEHPTITNTNYVAYEIKSYIEENASSLFKLEDIATHIGISVSRGVHLFKEAFGKSIMQYTLDVRLNMARERIIFSPMTLEHVAESSGFNNYTYFHRVFRSRFGMSPKEFRVIHREQM
- a CDS encoding Gfo/Idh/MocA family protein, which produces METKKRTRAAIIGLGDIARKVYLPLLTAHSNVEITGIMNRSPEPVKEIQHTYRLNNGTTDMKELLSWDLDAVFVHTATEAHFDIVMQCLERGLAVYVDKPLSYTLRESEEMTAFAEAQGLLLAVGFNRRFAPLYQKAKEWMQAGQGFESLTVTKHRTGIQDRPAAETIYDDLIHTLDLMLWYSDHNVQLLHQWIRKNDLDQLLHAAGSAKLGRTAFGRFDMVRQAGADLEKLELYGGGRSVEVLNMEIAKYEERGAQERKETFGSWESILTRRGFTGAIDQFLANLETPDDCAISASHVMDSHELAEQLIRG